From a region of the Corvus moneduloides isolate bCorMon1 chromosome 27, bCorMon1.pri, whole genome shotgun sequence genome:
- the ANK1 gene encoding ankyrin-1 isoform X10 — protein MAQAAKQLKKIKDIEAQALQEQKEKEESNRKRRNRSRDRKKKRGHAPTTVDPLPSCCKQGSPEGMLEQESAVQADAATSFLRAARSGNLDKALDHLRNGVDINTCNQNGLNALHLASKEGHVKMVVELLHKEIVLETTTKKGNTALHIAALAGQQDVVRELVNYGANVNAQSQKGFTPLYMAAQENHLEVVKFLLENGANQNVATEDGFTPLAVALQQGHENVVAHLINYGTKGKVRLPALHIAARNDDTRTAAVLLQNDPNADVLSKTGFTPLHIAAHYENLSVAQLLLNRGASVNFTPQNGITPLHIASRRGNIIMVRLLLDRGAQIETRTKDELTPLHCAARNGHVRIAEILLDHGAPIQAKTKNGLSPIHMAAQGDHLDCVRLLLQYSAEIDDITLDHLTPLHVAAHCGHHRVAKLLVEKGAKPNSRALNGFTPLHIACKKNHIRVMELLLKTGASIDAVTESGLTPLHVAAFMGHLPIVKTLLQRGASPNVSNVKVETPLHMAARAGHTDVAKYLLQNKAKANAKAKDDQTPLHCAARIGHTGMVKLLLENNANPNLATTAGHTPLHITAREGHMDTALALLEKGASQTCMTKKGFTPLHVAAKYGKVDVAELLLAHDAHPNAAGKNGLTPLHVAVHHNNLEIVKLLLPKGSSPHNSAWNGYTPLHIAAKQNQMEVASSLLQYGASANAESMQGVTPLHLASQEGHADMVALLFSKQANGNLGNKSGLTPLHLVAQEGHVLVADVLVKHGVTVDAMTRMGYTPLHVASHYGNIKLVKFLLQHQADVNAKTKLGYTPLHQAAQQGHTDVVTLLLKHGASPNEISTNGTTPLAIAKRLGYISVTDVLKIVTEETDIPSVGDKHRMSFPETVDEILDVSEDEGTAHVTVMEEELIAPKPKTPDLRDQEGKREILEFMTTTTLEQTVESPAVLQVPCIPPETVVTRAEETEQVGPVETEAEQVSLLHAPSVSPQEPSKEFDEDSLIPSSPATETSDNISPVASPVHTGFLVSFMVDARGGSMRGSRHHGLRVVIPPRACAAPTRITCRLVKPQKLPAPPPLAEEEGLGSRIIALGPAGAQFLSPVIVEIPHFASYGRGDRELVVLRSENGSVWKEHRNRYEESYMDQLLNGMDEELESQEELDKKRVCRIITTDFPLYFVVMSRICQDCDMIGPEGGCLKSTLVPMVQATFPDTAVTKRVRLALQAQPVPDELVTKLLGNQATFSPIVTVEPRRRKFHRPIGLRIPLPPSWKDNPRDSGEGDTTSLRLLCSVIGGTAQAQWEDITGTTKLVYENECANFTTNVSARFWLADCPRTAEAVHFATMLYKELTAVPYMAKFVVFAKMNDAREGRLRCYCMTDDKVDKTLEQHENFTEVARSRDIEVVEGMPLHVELSGNLVPVKKATQPRTFLFQSFRENRLVIPIKVRDSSREASGSLSFLRKAMKYEDLQHVLCHLNISIPPCTKGSGSDERRRTLTPLSLRERYSILSETSFGSLSSTDKADQKMVDIAEQLGLSWAELARELQFGVDDINRIRVENPNSLLEQSIALLNLWASREGKNVKMENLYTALRNIDRGEIVNMLEGSGRQSRSLKGSWRYTDRDYSLSPSQMNVLPGYASLQDELLSPASLHYTLPSPLRADQYWNEVAIMDAIPMAATEQDALMEMSDMQVWSSGLTPSLVTAEDSSLECSKAEDSDATSEGRFPGQLLADAHGPDHMGSMDLVEDDTVDSDAMNGLIDLLEQEEGQRPEGKMPSGDHQPGTGEQDPESEVSFVSVQQKVQARIMTSPTFSHAVEKSADRLRDWNAEGSFISCLQDLTPGSWQEGVTRRLLPTHTTASGAQGQEQEQVLMPAMELMRISSAEDSDWQPQHPAGGWQEEADSRFFGQGNEALHLPGEQVTEEQFTDDQGNIITKKEEVRVRVPKPEVSGGRMGAQIVKRASLKRGKQ, from the exons AGAGGGCATGCACCAACCACTGTGGACCCCTTGCCTTCTTGCTGCAAGCAAGGATCTCCTGAagggatgctggagcaggagtCTGCTGTGCAG GCCGATGCTGCAACCAGTTTCTTGAGAGCTGCAAGATCTGGGAATCTGGACAAAGCCTTGGATCACCTCAGGAATGGGGTAGATATTAACACCTGTAACCAG AACGGGCTGAACGCCTTGCACCTGGCCTCCAAGGAGGGCCATGTGAAAATggtggtggagctgctgcacaagGAGATAGTTTTGGAGACAACGACCAAG AAGggaaacacagccctgcacatTGCTGCCTTGGCTGGACAACAGGACGTGGTCCGGGAGCTGGTGAACTATGGGGCCAACGTCAATGCACAGTCCCAG AAAGGCTTCACACCTCTCTACATGGCAGCGCAGGAGAACCACCTCGAAGTTGTGAAGTTCTTGCTGGAAAATGGAGCCAACCAGAATGTAGCCACAGAG GATGGCTTCACTCCACTAGCTGTGGCTCTCCAGCAAGGACATGAGAATGTGGTTGCTCACCTTATCAACTATGGGACAAAGGGTAAGGTCCGTCTGCCTGCCCTGCACATTGCAGCCCGCAATGATGACACTCGCACAGCAGCCGTGCTGCTGCAGAATGACCCCAATGCTGATGTCCTCTCCAAG ACTGGATTCACCCCTTTGCACATTGCAGCCCACTATGAGAATCTCAGTGTGGCCCAGTTACTGCTGAACCGTGGAGCCAGTGTCAACTTCACACCCCAG AATGGGATCACTCCCCTGCACATAGCTTCCCGCCGGGGCAACATCATCATGGTACGGCTGCTGCTGGACCGCGGAGCCCAGATAGAGACAAGGACCAAG GATGAGCTGACCCCTCTCCATTGTGCAGCGCGCAATGGACACGTGAGAATTGCAGAGATCCTTCTGGACCATGGGGCTCCCATTCAAGCCAAAACCAAG AACGGCTTGTCGCCGATCCACATGGCGGCACAGGGTGACCACCTGGACTGCGTACGCCTGCTCCTGCAGTACAGCGCTGAGATCGATGACATCACCCTGGACCACCTAACGCCACTGCATGTGGCTGCACACTGTGGACACCACCGGGTGGCCAAGCTGCTGGTGGAGAAGGGGGCCAAGCCCAACTCCCGAGCCTTG AATGGCTTCACGCCCCTCCATATTGCCTGCAAGAAAAACCACATCCGTGTGATGGAGCTGCTGTTGAAGACAGGTGCCTCCATTGATGCTGTCACAGAG TCTGGCCTGACGCCCCTGCACGTGGCTGCCTTCATGGGGCATCTGCCCATCGTCAAGACTCTGCTGCAGCGTGGAGCCTCTCCTAATGTGTCCAACGTG AAAGTGGAGACGCCCCTACACatggcagccagagctgggcacacaGATGTGGCAAAGTACCTGCTGCAGAACAAAGCCAAAGCCAATGCTAAGGCCAAG GATGACCAGACTCCTCTGCACTGTGCTGCACGCATCGGCCACACTGGCATGGTCAAACTCCTTTTGGAGAACAACGCCAACCCCAACCTGGCCACCACAGCAGGGCACACGCCCCTGCACATCACTGCCAGAGAGGGGCACAtggacacagccctggccctgctggagaAGGGAGCCTCACAGACCTGCATGACCAAG AAAGGATTTACCCCTCTCCACGTTGCAGCCAAGTATGGGAAGGTGGATGTGGCAGAGTTGCTGTTGGCACATGACGCTCACCCCAatgcagcagggaag AATGGCCTGACTCCACTGCATGTGGCTGTGCACCACAACAACCTGGAGATTGtcaagctgctgcttcccaagggGAGCTCCCCACACAACTCGGCCTGG AACGGGTACACCCCCCTGCACATCGCTGCCAAGCAAAACCAGATGGAGGTGGCCAGCAGCCTGCTGCAGTATGGGGCTTCTGCAAATGCTGAGTCTATGCAGGGAGTCACTCCCCTGCACCTGGCTTCCCAGGAGGGGCATGCAGACATGGTGGCACTGCTTTTCTCCAAACAAGCCAATGGCAACCTAGGCAACAAG AGTGGCCTGACTCCTCTCCATCTTGTGGCCCAAGAGGGGCATGTGCTGGTTGCTGATGTTCTAGTGAAACATGGAGTCACGGTGGATGCAATGACCAGG ATGGGCTATACCCCGCTGCATGTGGCCAGCCATTATGGGAACATCAAGCTGGTGAAGTTTTTGCTGCAGCACCAAGCTGATGTCAATGCCAAGACTAAG CTGGGCTACACCCCCCTGCATCAAGCGGCACAGCAGGGCCACACAGATGTGGTGACACTGCTGCTGAAGCACGGTGCGTCTCCCAACGAGATCAGCACA AATGGAACCACTCCCCTGGCCATTGCAAAGCGGCTCGGCTACATTTCTGTCACAGACGTGCTCAAGATTGTCACAGAGGAAACCGACATCCCG tCAGTTGGTGACAAGCACCGCATGAGCTTCCCAGAGACTGTAGATGAGATTCTGGACGTATCAGAGGATGAAG GCACTGCTCATGTCACAGTAATGG AGGAAGAGCTGATTGCACCAAAGCCCAAGACACCTGATCTCAGAGACCAGGAAGGCAAAAGGGAAATACTGGAGTTCATGACCACAACGACACTGGAGCAAAC GGTGGAGTCTCCAGCTGTCCTGCAGGTCCCCTGCATCCCACCTGAAACTGTGGTGACCAGAGCTGAGGAGACTGAGCAGGTAGGACCTGTGGAGACAGAAGCTGAGCAAGTCAGTCTGCTGCATGCACCCTCGGTGTCCCCACAGGAG CCCTCCAAGGAGTTCGACGAGGACTCCCTGatccccagcagccctgccacTGAGACCTCAGATAACATCAGCCCAGTGGCCAGCCCCGTGCACACAGG GTTCCTGGTGAGCTTCATGGTGGATGCCCGTGGTGGCTCCATGCGGGGCAGCCGGCACCATGGTCTGCGTGTGGTCATCCCGCCCCGTGCCTGTGCTGCACCGACCCGCATTACCTGCCGCCTGGTGAAGCCCCAAAAGCTACCTGCACCCCCACCACTGGCTGAGGAGGAGGGTCTGGGCAGTCGGATCATTGCTCTGGGGCCTGCTGGTGCCCAGTtcctcag CCCTGTCATTGTGGAGATTCCACACTTTGCCTCGTATGGACGTGGAGACCGTGAGCTGGTAGTGCTGCGCAGCGAGAACGGCTCTGTCTGGAAGGAGCACCGCAACCGCTATGAGGAGAGCTACATGGACCAGCTGCTCAATGGCATGGACGAGG agctggagagccaggaggagctggataAGAAGAGGGTCTGCCGCATCATCACCACCGACTTCCCTCTCTACTTTGTGGTCATGTCCCGGATTTGCCAGGACTGTGACATGATTGGCCCTGAGGGAGGCTGTTTGAAAAGCACACTGGTGCCCATGGTACAGGCCACCTTTCCAGACACTGCTGTCACCAAGAGAGTGAGGCTGGCCCTGCAG gcacagcctgtgcctgaTGAGTTGGTGACTAAGCTGCTGGGGAACCAAGCGACCTTCAGCCCCATTGTCACAGTGGAGCCACGACGGAGGAAGTTCCACCGCCCTATTGGCCTCCGTATCCCACTGCCACCATCCTGGAAGGACAATCCCCGAGACAGTGGTGAGGGTGACACCACCAGCCTACGTCTGCTCTGCAGTGTGATCG GAGGGACAGCCCAAGCCCAGTGGGAAGACATAACAGGCACCACAAAGCTGGTCTATGAAAATGAGTGTGCTAACTTTACCACCAATGTGTCTGCCAG GTTCTGGCTGGCCGACTGCCCACGCACAGCTGAGGCTGTGCACTTTGCCACGATGCTGTACAAGGAGCTGACAGCCGTGCCCTACATGGCCAAATTCGTGGTGTTTGCCAAGATGAATGATGCACGAGAAGGCCGGCTGCGCTGCTACTGCATGACTGATGACAAGGTTGACAAGACTTTAGAGCAGCATGAGAACTTCACAGAGGTGGCCCGCAGCAGGGACATTGAG GTGGTAGAGGGGATGCCTTTGCACGTTGAACTCTCAGGGAACCTGGTGCCTGTCAAGAAGGCCACTCAGCCCCGCACCTTCCTCTTCCAGTCCTTCCGGGAGAATCGTCTTGTCATCCCCATCAAG GTCCGGGACAGCAGCCGGGAAGCCAGTGGCTCCCTGTCTTTCTTGCGTAAGGCCATGAAATACGAGGACCTCCAGCATGTGCTCTGCCACCTGAACATCAGCATACCACCCTGCACCAAG GGAAGTGGCAGTGATGAGCGAAGGAGGACACTGACGCCATTGTCTCTGCGGGAGCGATACAGCATTCTAAGTGAGACCAGTTTTG gctctctgagcagcacagacaaGGCAGACCAGAAGATGGTTGACATAGCAGAACAGCTGGGCCTCAGCTGGGCCG AGCTGGCACGTGAGCTGCAATTTGGGGTGGATGACATCAACAGGATACGTGTGGAGAACCCCAATTCCCTTCTGGAGCAGAGCATAGCCTTACTCAACCTCTGGGCCAGCCGTGAGGGCAAGAATGTCAAGA TGGAGAACCTGTACACTGCACTGAGGAACATTGACCGCGGCGAGATTGTCAACATGCTGGAGGGCTCTGGTCGGCAGAGCCGCAGCCTGAAGGGAAGTTGGCGCTACACGGACAGAGACTACTCTCTCTCACCATCCCAGATGAATG TGCTGCCAG GTTACGCTTCACTGCAGGACgagctgctgtcccctgcctcCCTGCATTACACACTGCCATCCCCGCTGCGTGCCGACCAGTACTGGAATGAGGTGGCCATCATGGATGCTATCCCCATGGCTGCCACTGAGCAGGATGCCCTGATGGAGATGTCCGACATGCAGGTGTGGTCCTCGGGGCTCACCCCCTCGCTGGTGACTGCTGAGGACTCCTCTCTGGAGTGCAGCAAGGCTGAGGACTCCGATGCCACAAGCGAAGGCCGGTTCCCAGGGCAACTTCTAGCAGATGCTCATGGCCCAGACCACATGGGCTCTATGGACCTGGTTGAGGATGACACAGTGGACTCAGATGCCATGAATGGCCTGATTGACCTTCtagagcaggaggaggggcagaggcCAGAGGGGAAGATGCCATCTGGTGATCATCAACCAGGGACTGGGGAGCAGGACCCGGAGAGTGAAGTCTCTTTTGTTTCAGTTCAGCAGAAGGTGCAAGCCAGGATCATGACATCACCTACCTTTAGCCATGCTGTGGAGAAGAGTGCAGACAG GCTGAGGGACTGGAATGCAGAAGGCTCCTTTATCTCCTGCCTACAGGACCTGACACCGGGCTCCTGGCAGGAGGGAGTCACCCGAAGGCTGCTCCCAACGCACACCACAGCCTCCggggcacagggccaggagcaaGAGCAGGTCCTGATGCCAGCCATGGAGCTGATGCGgatcagctctgcagaggacaGCGACTGGCAGCCTCAGCACCCCGCAGGCGGCTGGCAGGAGGAGGCCGACAGCCGCTTCTTTGGGCAG ggGAATGAAGCCCTTCATCTCCCTGGAGAGCAGGTGACTGAGGAGCAGTTCACAGATGATCAAGGCAATATCATCACCAAGAAG GAGGAGGTGCGAGTGCGTGTCCCGAAACCAGAGGTCTCTGGGGGCAGGATGGGGGCTCAGATAGTGAAACGAGCCAGCCTGAAAAGGGGGAAGCAGTGA